The Actinomycetes bacterium genome has a segment encoding these proteins:
- a CDS encoding glycosyltransferase family 4 protein: MQRSVRLARNLPLAGSVAARSLRDDPIAATLLGLRVLPERVKARAVPALLRRLPEHRLPAVRAVLLWDSGRRSEAMALVSGATASPATRRRLVSFAVAVDRPVLAGQLLAGLPALDPARPRLAALVAWREGRLRDAVELAGSPAGAGGSQGRRNRRVARRLAGEVAVLSPHRRTLSPDPTYAPVQRRVLHLVTNSLPWSSAGYNVRTQALARAQREAGLDAHVATRLGFPVEQGHPTARAQDVVEGVPYHRLLPWGPAPWPDDVHLRAHTAAASELVRELRPALLHAATKHLNGQVALELRDRFGVPVVYEVRGFLEETWLSRHGEHLEGTDRYRMAREVETDCMLRADLVVTLAQVMREEIVGRGVGADKVLVVPNAVDEAFLAEPPDPAALRARLGVSREEVLVGLVSNLVAYEGVGTLLEAVRLLADSGVPVRALVVGDGTERAALQRRAVELGLGERVVFTGRVPHAAVRAYHAAIDVFCVPRIDARVTRLVTPLKPLEAMATGRPVVASRLPALEEIVSEGETGLLATPGDAASWAETLGVLVYDEDRRQSLGRAARTTVRQERTWSALVRRYLTAYASLGVS; the protein is encoded by the coding sequence GTGCAGCGGTCCGTCCGCCTCGCGCGCAACCTCCCCCTCGCGGGCTCGGTCGCCGCGCGGTCGCTGCGCGACGACCCGATCGCGGCGACGCTGCTTGGTCTGCGGGTGCTGCCGGAGCGGGTCAAGGCGCGAGCCGTACCCGCGCTGCTCCGACGCCTGCCCGAGCACCGGCTGCCCGCGGTGCGCGCCGTGCTGCTCTGGGATTCCGGCCGCCGTTCCGAGGCGATGGCCCTGGTCTCGGGTGCCACGGCAAGCCCCGCGACGCGTCGCCGGCTGGTCAGTTTCGCGGTCGCCGTGGACCGACCGGTCCTGGCCGGCCAGCTCCTCGCCGGCCTGCCGGCGCTGGACCCCGCCCGGCCACGCCTGGCCGCGCTCGTGGCGTGGCGGGAGGGTCGGCTGCGCGACGCCGTGGAGCTCGCCGGGTCGCCCGCCGGCGCCGGAGGGTCGCAGGGACGTCGCAACCGGCGGGTGGCCCGCCGGCTCGCCGGCGAGGTGGCCGTCCTGTCACCCCACCGCCGGACGCTGTCACCGGACCCGACGTACGCGCCGGTCCAGCGCCGCGTCCTGCACCTGGTGACGAACTCGCTGCCGTGGAGCTCCGCCGGCTACAACGTACGCACCCAGGCGCTGGCGAGGGCGCAACGGGAGGCGGGGCTGGACGCACACGTGGCGACGCGCCTGGGTTTCCCTGTCGAGCAGGGGCACCCCACGGCGCGGGCGCAGGACGTCGTGGAGGGGGTCCCCTACCACCGGCTGCTGCCGTGGGGTCCGGCCCCGTGGCCCGACGACGTCCACCTGCGCGCGCACACGGCGGCCGCATCCGAGCTCGTGCGAGAGCTGCGGCCGGCGCTGCTCCACGCGGCGACCAAGCACCTGAACGGCCAGGTCGCCCTCGAGCTGCGCGACCGCTTCGGCGTCCCGGTCGTCTACGAGGTCAGGGGCTTCCTCGAGGAGACCTGGCTCTCGCGCCACGGTGAGCACCTGGAGGGAACCGACCGGTACCGCATGGCGCGCGAGGTGGAGACCGACTGCATGCTGCGGGCCGACCTCGTGGTCACCCTCGCGCAGGTGATGCGTGAGGAGATCGTCGGGCGAGGCGTCGGAGCCGACAAGGTCCTCGTCGTGCCGAACGCGGTCGACGAGGCGTTCCTGGCCGAGCCGCCGGACCCGGCCGCGCTGCGCGCGCGACTGGGCGTCTCCCGCGAGGAGGTCCTCGTCGGGCTCGTGTCGAACCTGGTGGCCTACGAGGGGGTGGGGACACTGCTGGAGGCCGTGCGCCTGCTGGCGGACTCCGGCGTACCGGTCCGCGCCCTCGTGGTCGGCGACGGCACCGAGCGGGCCGCCCTGCAGCGTCGGGCGGTCGAGCTCGGCCTCGGCGAGCGGGTGGTGTTCACCGGTCGGGTGCCCCATGCCGCCGTCCGCGCCTACCACGCCGCGATCGACGTGTTCTGCGTGCCGCGCATCGACGCGCGCGTCACCAGGCTGGTGACGCCGCTGAAGCCGCTCGAGGCGATGGCGACCGGCCGCCCGGTGGTCGCGAGCCGGCTCCCGGCCCTCGAGGAGATCGTCAGCGAGGGCGAGACGGGGCTCCTCGCGACCCCCGGGGACGCGGCGTCGTGGGCCGAGACCCTCGGTGTGCTCGTGTACGATGAGGATCGCCGCCAGAGCCTCGGCCGGGCTGCCCGCACGACGGTCCGGCAGGAGCGCACCTGGTCGGCACTGGTCCGGCGATACCTGACCGCCTACGCCTCGCTCGGGGTCTCGTGA